The Lycium barbarum isolate Lr01 chromosome 12, ASM1917538v2, whole genome shotgun sequence genome includes a region encoding these proteins:
- the LOC132623480 gene encoding pentatricopeptide repeat-containing protein At2g33680: MSYGPSSLALASLFTKILHYTQYKNLPKGESLHAHLIKTGFSSSCIYLSNSIVNLYAKCHRLFDAHLAFQEIQNKDVVSWNCLINGYSQLGRRDSSFSVLKLFKQMRQENALPNPHTFAGIFTAVSTLGDAFTGMQAHCLALKLNHLSDVFVGSSLLNMYCKAGGHHLVDARKVFDEMPERNSVSWTTMISGYASQRLVKEAVGVFRVMLWEREQDVNEFVFTSVLSAIALPEFINVGKQIHGFSLKKGFLWNVSVANATVTMYAKCGSLDDACWAFELSCEKNSITWSALITGYAQNGDCEKALNLFSEMHYCGMNPSEYTLVGVLNACSDFDALREGKQVHGYLLKLGFEPQMYILTALVDMYAKCGNIMDARRGFDYLKEPDIVLWTSMIAGYVKNGDNENAMGMYCRMLMESVVPNELTMASVLKACSSLAALEQGKQIHAHIVKHGFSLEVPIGSALSTMYAKSGSLLDGNLVFRRMPARDLVSWNSMMSGLSQNGCGIEALELFEEMLLDGTKPDYVTFVNILSACSHMDLVERGQNIFKMMSDEFGIEPRLEHFACMVDMFGRAGKLYEAKEFIESAANHVDHGLCLWRILLSACRNYRNYELGAYAGEKLMELGSQESSAYVLLSSIYSALGRLDDVKRVRRLMNLRGLSKEPGCSWIELKSQFHVFVVGDQLHPQIVDIREELWRLSKQMKDEGYKPDFDPCLELEGIVD, from the coding sequence ATGAGTTATGGTCCATCATCTCTAGCACTTGCTTCCCTTTTCACCAAAATACTCCATTACACTCAATACAAAAACCTTCCTAAAGGCGAATCTCTTCACGCCCATCTCATTAAAACTGGGTTTTCCTCTTCTTGCATTTACTTATCCAACAGCATTGTCAACTTATACGCCAAATGCCACCGCTTGTTCGACGCTCATCTCGCTTTTCAAGAAATACAAAACAAAGACGTTGTTTCGTGGAACTGTCTCATCAATGGGTACTCTCAATTGGGTCGTCGAGATTCCTCGTTTTCAGTCCTCAAACTCTTCAAACAAATGAGACAGGAAAATGCACTACCAAATCCTCACACTTTTGCGGGAATTTTTACTGCTGTGTCGACTTTGGGGGACGCGTTTACTGGGATGCAAGCACATTGTCTTGCCTTGAAACTCAATCACCTTTCCGATGTGTTTGTGGGTAGTTctttgttgaacatgtattgcaAGGCTGGCGGTCATCATCTTGTTGATGCTCGCaaggtgtttgatgaaatgcctgaGAGAAATTCTGTTTCTTGGACCACCATGATATCGGGTTATGCGTCGCAGAGGCTTGTTAAGGAGGCTGTGGGAGTGTTTAGGGTGATGTTATGGGAGCGAGAGCAGGATGTGAATGAGTTTGTTTTCACTAGTGTGCTTAGTGCTATTGCATTGCCTGAGTTTATTAATGTTGGGAAGCAAATTCATGGTTTTTCGTTAAAGAAGGGCTTTTTATGGAATGTTTCTGTTGCTAATGCTACAGTTACTATGTATGCGAAATGTGGGAGTTTGGACGATGCATGTTGGGCATTCGAGCTGTCCTGTGAAAAGAATTCGATAACCTGGTCTGCGTTAATTACTGGTTACGCGCAGAATGGAGACTGTGAGAAGGCGTTGAATTTGTTCTCGGAGATGCATTACTGTGGGATGAATCCTAGTGAGTACACTCTGGTTGGAGTGCTTAATGCTTGTAGTGATTTTGATGCACTTAGAGAAGGAAAACAGGTGCATGGATATCTATTGAAGTTAGGATTTGAGCCTCAAATGTATATTTTGACTGCTTTAGTGGACATGTACGCTAAATGTGGTAATATAATGGATGCCAGAAGAGGTTTTGATTATTTGAAAGAACCAGATATAGTCTTATGGACTTCCATGATAGCAGGATATGTGAAGAATGGGGACAATGAAAATGCTATGGGTATGTATTGTAGAATGCTGATGGAGAGTGTTGTACCTAATGAGTTGACCATGGCGAGTGTGTTAAAAGCCTGTTCTAGCCTTGCTGCTTTGGAACAAGGGAAGCAGATTCATGCTCATATAGTTAAGCATGGGTTTAGTCTTGAAGTTCCAATCGGAAGTGCTCTGTCAACTATGTATGCAAAATCTGGAAGCCTTTTAGACGGTAATTTAGTCTTTAGGAGGATGCCAGCAAGAGACTTAGTGTCATGGAACTCGATGATGTCAGGTCTTTCTCAGAATGGCTGCGGCATTGAAGCCCTTGAACTTTTCGAGGAAATGCTTCTTGACGGAACAAAACCAGATTATGTTACTTTTGTAAATATTCTTTCTGCTTGTAGCCACATGGATTTGGTAGAGAGAGGGCAGAATATTTTCAAGATGATGTCTGATGAGTTTGGTATAGAGCCTAGGCTAGAGCATTTTGCGTGTATGGTAGATATGTTTGGTCGTGCTGGAAAACTCTACGAAGCAAAAGAATTTATCGAGTCAGCAGCAAATCATGTTGACCATGGTCTGTGTTTGTGGCGTATCTTGCTAAGTGCTTGCAGGAACTATAGAAACTATGAATTAGGTGCATACGCTGGAGAGAAGTTAATGGAATTGGGTTCACAAGAGTCGTCTGCTTATGTGCTACTCTCTAGTATTTATTCAGCTCTGGGAAGATTGGACGATGTTAAACGTGTGAGAAGGTTGATGAATCTTCGTGGATTAAGCAAGGAGCCTGGATGTAGCTGGATTGAGCTGAAGAGTCAGTTTCATGTATTTGTTGTTGGAGATCAGTTGCATCCACAAATCGTAGATATACGTGAAGAGTTATGGAGGTTAAGCAAGCAAATGAAAGATGAGGGATACAAACCAGATTTTGATCCTTGCTTAGAGTTGGAGGGAATTGTGGACTGA